Proteins encoded within one genomic window of Lampris incognitus isolate fLamInc1 chromosome 1, fLamInc1.hap2, whole genome shotgun sequence:
- the b3galt8 gene encoding beta-1,3-galactosyltransferase 2: protein MWTTFSRRLVNLLAVLLALILCFHILQIKITFNAPKPSPVPPEQHAVLSPTTYKYVLNQPAACENRKPFLVLMVPVAPGDVASREVIRKTWGAPVPGVDTLTLFYVGLSKEGLNSYVQADLQRESREHADIIQMDFVDSYHNLTIKTMMIMNWLTTHCQGASYAMKVDADIFVNVFYLITLLDGRPRQDYITGSVIADGRPRRDSKSKWHLAKDLYPEDSFPPYVSGAGYVFSTDLAAKISKASRFVRMVPLEDVYVGLCLHVLGVRPVYSQSFLSLRNLFEVRRLDYERCTFALRVIVTGFTPSELLYIWQDFSRGHHSC, encoded by the coding sequence ATGTGGACAACTTTTTCACGCAGGTTAGTGAACTTACTCGCCGTTTTACTTGCGCTCATCCTGTGCTTTCACATCTTGCAAATTAAAATCACATTTAATGCACCGAAACCAAGTCCAGTTCCTCCAGAACAACATGCGGTTTTATCACCAACAACGTACAAGTATGTTCTCAACCAGCCTGCTGCATGTGAAAACCGAAAGCCCTTCCTGGTTTTGATGGTACCAGTTGCACCAGGCGATGTTGCATCAAGGGAGGTCATCAGGAAAACGTGGGGCGCACCTGTCCCAGGTGTGGACACCCTCACTCTCTTCTATGTGGGCCTCTCTAAGGAGGGTCTCAATTCCTACGTCCAAGCTGACCTGCAGAGGGAAAGCAGAGAGCATGCCGACATTATCCAAATGGACTTTGTGGACAGCTACCACAACTTGACAATCAAGACCATGATGATCATGAACTGGCTCACCACCCACTGCCAAGGTGCCTCGTACGCAATGAAGGTGGATGCTGATATATTTGTAAACGTGTTTTACCTCATTACACTGTTGGATGGCCGCCCCAGGCAGGACTACATCACAGGTTCAGTTATTGCGGATGGGAGACCACGGAGGGACAGCAAAAGTAAGTGGCATCTGGCAAAGGATTTGTACCCAGAGGACAGCTTCCCTCCATATGTATCTGGTGCTGGGTACGTCTTCTCCACTGACCTGGCCGCAAAGATCTCCAAGGCCTCCAGGTTTGTCAGGATGGTTCCCCTGGAGGACGTCTACGTGGGGTTGTGTCTTCATGTGCTCGGGGTCAGGCCCGTGTACTCCCAAAGTTTTCTGTCTCTGAGGAACCTCTTTGAGGTGCGGCGGCTGGATTATGAGAGGTGCACCTTTGCCCTGCGGGTCATTGTCACTGGATTCACCCCATCCGAGTTGCTGTACATTTGGCAAGACTTCTCCCGAGGCCATCACAGTTGCTGA